A single region of the Drosophila miranda strain MSH22 chromosome 2, D.miranda_PacBio2.1, whole genome shotgun sequence genome encodes:
- the LOC108154334 gene encoding male-specific protein scotti produces MDPRLYRLIRFASYGLGNNNDLNQQRGEHPSQPHPDLGWIMDAPNEPPQNRNPLLYFVTAPPMPRKKRSFMTISKPFRLQTNVSDLQCNAWQAIQDALPEKRCEYYVKYMDEHMNSQNYPNGVGLPHRWGQF; encoded by the coding sequence ATGGATCCCAGACTGTATCGGCTGATTCGCTTTGCGAGCTATGGGCTTGGAAACAATAACGACCTCAACCAGCAGCGAGGGGAGCATCCGAGTCAACCCCACCCAGATCTGGGCTGGATCATGGATGCCCCCAACGAGCCGCCCCAGAACCGGAACCCGTTGCTATACTTTGTGACTGCACCTCCAATGCCGCGGAAGAAGCGCAGCTTCATGACCATATCCAAGCCATTCCGCTTGCAGACGAACGTTAGCGATCTGCAGTGCAATGCCTGGCAGGCCATTCAGGATGCTCTGCCGGAGAAGCGCTGCGAGTACTATGTCAAATATATGGACGAACACATGAACAGTCAGAACTATCCGAATGGGGTGGGCCTGCCCCATCGCTGGGGCCAGTTCTGA